A section of the Venturia canescens isolate UGA chromosome 11, ASM1945775v1, whole genome shotgun sequence genome encodes:
- the LOC122418475 gene encoding uncharacterized protein — protein sequence MRLVGLYLNLVLVVLVSCEDSSTSKEAEFEEVSSSEKRGEEIEDIERVLESDEGGERLKIIEGNPRGLKDGHLSILPPIVLLDFANDLENSSSSGEEKSKRTIEGHLGHGFARNNLFTGKYNYYFPAGKTGTSVSIEESISPFLPKTIIESAKPTGEKSHAGEASSNYNGQGQNKVHQAVPGNRASGQVVKAELNRPLGTQPVFGQRTKLYKPSQIDYNYQSFGTSPRTPVEAYATPDYRQNSQDSSQSSFATARPSYQANPYESGYYEIPETSQRPYNGYSTVAPPSFVTPTASAYQAIYSSNSPSGNVTPRPGLEGPTSQRPPHPAYHPESPLAQFANLPRFTIENGVRYENKIVWKYPDGKVSQTPPSSYVNAYNEFLTKQKPGAAPSQSNEVRSTFQIPGGVTSGQSFQYQPQLRFASQKNRFPSKPLSNIHSKSPAQFPNDQPRPGRPSHFVSSASLGSQAGLASQGVQPAPQAQPYEPTFQGQYGQKTSTRYNQGAIPPSGYSDLVNDEPRVLKDSYGATTSTEQRPVSKYAVNSPNPEYTFSTEPSIKSTTPSSDASLFTPSGELSPKVLSKYSSEAQKYLSKVFASGGTTTERTRSATEEPRPLLSYENLLNYNPSINQYIRDPSSILKAQPTFIQAGNSLIPVIILRVDGASPIRQRPTPNINLKALLQQYLTQYAGSIAQNANYENTNYEKPLSFQAASNAPQNPVYELTQLAQSLSQYSQNPLIANQLAKQLDTLNQSPYDNPNGPSLGYEANEQFSKNLPSESYVRKASKQKVKSVQIIEDPRFTSYKVNS from the exons atgagacTCGTTGGATTATAC ttaAACTTGGTCCTGGTGGTCCTCGTCTCCTGCGAGGACTCATCAACGAGCAAGGAAGCAGAGTTCGAGGAGGTTTCGAGTTCGGAAAAGCGAGGGGAGGAGATCGAAGACATCGAAAGGGTGTTGGAGAGCGATGAGGGTGGTGAGaggttgaaaataattgaggGAAATCCACGAGGTTTGAAAGACGGCCATTTGTCGATATTGCCGCCCATAGTTCTTCTGGATTTCGCGAATGACCTCGAGAACTCGTCGTCATCCGGGGAAGAAAAGTCGAAGCGAACGATCGAGGGTCACCTGGGCCATGGTTTCGCGCGCAACAATCTCTTCACTGGGAAATACAACTACTACTTTCCGGCTGGAAAGACGGGCACGAGTGTGAGCATCGAAGAGTCGATAAGTCCGTTTTTACCCAAGACGATTATCGAGTCGGCTAAGCCAACTGGGGAAAAATCGCACGCTGGTGAGGCCAGCAGCAATTACAACGGCCAGGGGCAAAACAAGGTCCATCAAGCGGTTCCCGGGAATCGGGCGAGCGGGCAAGTCGTCAAGGCGGAACTGAACCGACCCTTGGGCACCCAGCCAGTCTTCGGGCAACGCACGAAGCTGTACAAGCCGTCGCAGATCGATTACAACTATCAGAGCTTTGGAACGAGCCCGAGGACTCCGGTGGAAGCGTACGCCACGCCTGACTACCGACAGAATTCTCAGGATTCGAGCCAGAGTAGCTTCGCCACGGCGAGGCCAAGCTACCAAGCCAACCCCTACGAAAGTGGCTATTACGAGATCCCCGAAACGTCGCAGAGGCCTTACAACGGTTACTCGACCGTAGCGCCGCCCTCTTTCGTCACCCCGACTGCCTCTGCTTACCAAGCGATCTACAGTTCGAATTCTCCGAGTGGGAACGTCACCCCAAGGCCAGGATTGGAGGGCCCGACGAGCCAGAGGCCCCCCCATCCAGCCTACCATCCGGAGTCGCCGTTAGCTCAATTCGCCAACCTTCCAAGATTCACGATCGAGAACGGCGTCCGTTACGAGAACAAGATAGTCTGGAAATACCCGGATGGCAAAGTGTCCCAAACTCCACCATCTTCTTACGTAAACGCTTACAACGAGTTCCTGACGAAGCAGAAGCCCGGCGCGGCACCGTCCCAGAGCAACGAGGTCAGAAGCACTTTCCAGATTCCCGGCGGCGTCACTTCCGGCCAGAGTTTCCAGTACCAGCCCCAGCTCAGGTTCGCCTCCCAGAAGAACCGATTTCCAAGCAAACCTTTAAGCAACATCCATTCCAAGAGCCCAGCCCAGTTCCCCAACGACCAACCGCGGCCCGGGCGACCCAGCCACTTCGTGTCTTCCGCCTCGCTGGGGAGCCAGGCCGGTCTGGCGAGCCAAGGAGTCCAGCCAGCGCCGCAGGCTCAACCCTACGAACCCACTTTCCAAGGTCAATACGGACAAAAGACTTCGACCCGCTACAACCAAGGCGCGATTCCACCTTCCGGCTATTCGGATCTGGTCAACGACGAGCCACGAGTCCTGAAGGACTCGTACGGCGCCACGACGTCTACGGAGCAGCGTCCGGTCTCCAAGTACGCCGTAAACAGCCCCAATCCGGAGTACACTTTCTCTACGGAGCCGAGCATCAAAAGCACCACTCCATCGAGCGACGCCAGCCTCTTCACTCCTAGTGGCGAGCTCTCGCCGAAAGTGCTTTCCAAATATTCGTCCGAGGCTCAAAAGTATCTGAGCAAAGTGTTCGCCAGCGGTGGGACGACGACCGAGAGAACGCGCTCGGCCACCGAAGAGCCCAGGCCTTTGCTCAGCTACGAGAATCTCTTGAATTACAATCCTTCGATCAACCAGTACATCAGGGATCCCTCGTCGATCCTCAAGGCCCAGCCGACCTTCATCCAAGCTGGAAATTCCTTGATCCCCGTTATCATTCTTCGAGTCGACGGGGCCTCGCCAATCCGGCAAAGACCAACGCCGAACATCAACCTTAAGGCCTTGCTGCAACAATATCTGACCCAATATGCCGGCAGCATTGCCCAGAATGCCAACTACGAAAACACCAATTACGAAAAGCCTTTGAGCTTCCAGGCAGCCTCGAACGCACCGCAAAATCCGGTCTACGAGCTGACCCAACTGGCCCAGAGCCTCAGCCAGTACTCCCAGAACCCACTGATCGCGAACCAACTTGCCAAACAGCTCGACACCCTCAACCAGAGTCCTTATGATAACCCAAACGGACCAAGCCTCGGCTACGAGGCCAATgaacaattttccaaaaatcttCCGTCCGAGAGCTACGTGAGGAAAGCTAGCAAACAAAAAGTCAAAAGTGTTCAGATCATCGAGGATCCAAGATTCACCAGTTACAAGGTAAACAGTTAA
- the LOC122418481 gene encoding uncharacterized protein isoform X1, whose translation MNYYVKFAVILGLFFAVAFAEKKIDLEDIERDNLRAESKSDTENINSQDSSYSVPSTKPDKTESKYQQGTRQYQNNDDVSSYVTPQQLQDKYSMPSEGYQQDIKYSSDNDDYQRSSQPIRYVEYPQQVETTAPKSISQTSAYAAPPQQQLYYQPEVSVGNHYQSVQQKTASHKFAKNSNKETLYVNIPMAQLLSYYPHIAGPQPLVSKGHGNPGLHGLLNQPDQQVVIPFYMAPLTRDPVYSNSKITYQIQPQYTPHSSTKFPLLTEAILPTRPPSKLIYSQPLLNQRQSQPQSHHLQEIVYTQQPGALTYVPIGSSHDSSLYDRPSTAHLDSNTLNQNYESQTGHAQTYAPYEHQSVTKYEISNGNYAPHGSNQIYQQHGNENVHQNYESVPEAPDTGLDLPRLPAKDFKSSDSHYTQNQLVHSEEPRSLLDSYIPSNILAAQNSERYRERPIRLERGFLPSKVTYVQSYKKRKIQ comes from the exons ATGAATTATTATGTG AAGTTCGCGGTAATTTTGGGCCTTTTTTTCGCGGTTGCTTTCGCCGAGAAGAAGATCGATCTCGAGGACATCGAGCGCGATAATTTGCGCGCAGAGAGCAAGTCGGACAcggaaaatataaattccCAAGATTCTTCGTACAGTGTTCCCTCTACTAAACCGGACAAAACCGAGTCGAAATATCAACAGGGAACTCGTCAATACCAAAACAACGACGATGTTTCCAGTTATGTAACCCCGCAGCAATTGCAGGACAAATATTCT ATGCCATCGGAAGGTTATCAGCAGGATATCAAATACTCAAGTGATAACGATGACTACCAGCGATCATCGCAACCGATTCGCTATGTCGAATATCCACAACAAGTAGAAACGACCGCTCCGAAAAGTATTTCTCAGACCTCGGCCTACGCAGCGCCGCCCCAGCAACAGTTGTACTATCAACCGGAAGTGAGCGTGGGAAATCATTATCAATCGGTGCAACAGAAAACAGCTAGCCATAAATTCgccaaaaattcaaataaag AAACGCTGTACGTAAATATACCGATGGCACAACTGCTGTCCTACTATCCCCACATCGCAGGGCCTCAGCCCTTGGTTTCCAAAGGTCACGGCAACCCGGGTCTTCATGGCCTCCTGAATCAACCGGATCAACAGGTCGTGATACCATTTTACATGGCTCCATTGACACGCGATCCAGTTTATTCAAACTCCAAAATCACCTATCAAATTCAGCCTCAGTATACTCCGCACTCGTCCACCAAATTTCCGCTGCTGACTGAGGCCATTTTACCTACAAGGCCGCCGAGCAAATTGATTTATTCTCAGCCGCTTCTTAACCAGCGTCAGTCTCAGCCACAAtcg CACCATTTGCAAGAAATCGTTTATACCCAGCAGCCAGGTGCGTTGACTTACGTCCCGATAGGATCGAGTCACGACTCGAGTCTGTACGATCGTCCATCAACCGCTCACCTCGACTCGAATACGCTCAATCAGAATTACGAGAGTCAGACCGGACATGCGCAGACTTATGCTCCGTACGAACATCAGTCAGTCACTAAATACGAAATATCCAATGGAAATTACGCTCCTCATGGGAGCAATCAAATTTACCAGCAGCACGGCAATGAAAACGTTCACCAAAATTACGAGAGT GTCCCAGAAGCTCCCGACACTGGACTCGACTTACCAAGATTGCCTGCTAAGGATTTCAAATCTTCGGATTCTCACTACACTCAGAATCAACTGGTGCATTCTGAGGAGCCAAGATCACTCCTCGATTCTTACATACCGAGCAACATTCTCGCAGCACAAAATTCCGAAAg ATATCGAGAACGACCGATCAGACTAGAGCGTGGATTTCTACCCTCTAAAGTAACTTATGTTCAGTCCTATAAAAAACGTAAGATCCAATAA
- the LOC122418481 gene encoding uncharacterized protein isoform X3 — protein MNYYVKFAVILGLFFAVAFAEKKIDLEDIERDNLRAESKSDTENINSQDSSYSVPSTKPDKTESKYQQGTRQYQNNDDVSSYVTPQQLQDKYSMPSEGYQQDIKYSSDNDDYQRSSQPIRYVEYPQQVETTAPKSISQTSAYAAPPQQQLYYQPEVSVGNHYQSVQQKTASHKFAKNSNKETLYVNIPMAQLLSYYPHIAGPQPLVSKGHGNPGLHGLLNQPDQQVVIPFYMAPLTRDPVYSNSKITYQIQPQYTPHSSTKFPLLTEAILPTRPPSKLIYSQPLLNQRQSQPQSQPGALTYVPIGSSHDSSLYDRPSTAHLDSNTLNQNYESQTGHAQTYAPYEHQSVTKYEISNGNYAPHGSNQIYQQHGNENVHQNYESVPEAPDTGLDLPRLPAKDFKSSDSHYTQNQLVHSEEPRSLLDSYIPSNILAAQNSERYRERPIRLERGFLPSKVTYVQSYKKRKIQ, from the exons ATGAATTATTATGTG AAGTTCGCGGTAATTTTGGGCCTTTTTTTCGCGGTTGCTTTCGCCGAGAAGAAGATCGATCTCGAGGACATCGAGCGCGATAATTTGCGCGCAGAGAGCAAGTCGGACAcggaaaatataaattccCAAGATTCTTCGTACAGTGTTCCCTCTACTAAACCGGACAAAACCGAGTCGAAATATCAACAGGGAACTCGTCAATACCAAAACAACGACGATGTTTCCAGTTATGTAACCCCGCAGCAATTGCAGGACAAATATTCT ATGCCATCGGAAGGTTATCAGCAGGATATCAAATACTCAAGTGATAACGATGACTACCAGCGATCATCGCAACCGATTCGCTATGTCGAATATCCACAACAAGTAGAAACGACCGCTCCGAAAAGTATTTCTCAGACCTCGGCCTACGCAGCGCCGCCCCAGCAACAGTTGTACTATCAACCGGAAGTGAGCGTGGGAAATCATTATCAATCGGTGCAACAGAAAACAGCTAGCCATAAATTCgccaaaaattcaaataaag AAACGCTGTACGTAAATATACCGATGGCACAACTGCTGTCCTACTATCCCCACATCGCAGGGCCTCAGCCCTTGGTTTCCAAAGGTCACGGCAACCCGGGTCTTCATGGCCTCCTGAATCAACCGGATCAACAGGTCGTGATACCATTTTACATGGCTCCATTGACACGCGATCCAGTTTATTCAAACTCCAAAATCACCTATCAAATTCAGCCTCAGTATACTCCGCACTCGTCCACCAAATTTCCGCTGCTGACTGAGGCCATTTTACCTACAAGGCCGCCGAGCAAATTGATTTATTCTCAGCCGCTTCTTAACCAGCGTCAGTCTCAGCCACAAtcg CAGCCAGGTGCGTTGACTTACGTCCCGATAGGATCGAGTCACGACTCGAGTCTGTACGATCGTCCATCAACCGCTCACCTCGACTCGAATACGCTCAATCAGAATTACGAGAGTCAGACCGGACATGCGCAGACTTATGCTCCGTACGAACATCAGTCAGTCACTAAATACGAAATATCCAATGGAAATTACGCTCCTCATGGGAGCAATCAAATTTACCAGCAGCACGGCAATGAAAACGTTCACCAAAATTACGAGAGT GTCCCAGAAGCTCCCGACACTGGACTCGACTTACCAAGATTGCCTGCTAAGGATTTCAAATCTTCGGATTCTCACTACACTCAGAATCAACTGGTGCATTCTGAGGAGCCAAGATCACTCCTCGATTCTTACATACCGAGCAACATTCTCGCAGCACAAAATTCCGAAAg ATATCGAGAACGACCGATCAGACTAGAGCGTGGATTTCTACCCTCTAAAGTAACTTATGTTCAGTCCTATAAAAAACGTAAGATCCAATAA
- the LOC122418481 gene encoding uncharacterized protein isoform X2, protein MKFAVILGLFFAVAFAEKKIDLEDIERDNLRAESKSDTENINSQDSSYSVPSTKPDKTESKYQQGTRQYQNNDDVSSYVTPQQLQDKYSMPSEGYQQDIKYSSDNDDYQRSSQPIRYVEYPQQVETTAPKSISQTSAYAAPPQQQLYYQPEVSVGNHYQSVQQKTASHKFAKNSNKETLYVNIPMAQLLSYYPHIAGPQPLVSKGHGNPGLHGLLNQPDQQVVIPFYMAPLTRDPVYSNSKITYQIQPQYTPHSSTKFPLLTEAILPTRPPSKLIYSQPLLNQRQSQPQSHHLQEIVYTQQPGALTYVPIGSSHDSSLYDRPSTAHLDSNTLNQNYESQTGHAQTYAPYEHQSVTKYEISNGNYAPHGSNQIYQQHGNENVHQNYESVPEAPDTGLDLPRLPAKDFKSSDSHYTQNQLVHSEEPRSLLDSYIPSNILAAQNSERYRERPIRLERGFLPSKVTYVQSYKKRKIQ, encoded by the exons ATG AAGTTCGCGGTAATTTTGGGCCTTTTTTTCGCGGTTGCTTTCGCCGAGAAGAAGATCGATCTCGAGGACATCGAGCGCGATAATTTGCGCGCAGAGAGCAAGTCGGACAcggaaaatataaattccCAAGATTCTTCGTACAGTGTTCCCTCTACTAAACCGGACAAAACCGAGTCGAAATATCAACAGGGAACTCGTCAATACCAAAACAACGACGATGTTTCCAGTTATGTAACCCCGCAGCAATTGCAGGACAAATATTCT ATGCCATCGGAAGGTTATCAGCAGGATATCAAATACTCAAGTGATAACGATGACTACCAGCGATCATCGCAACCGATTCGCTATGTCGAATATCCACAACAAGTAGAAACGACCGCTCCGAAAAGTATTTCTCAGACCTCGGCCTACGCAGCGCCGCCCCAGCAACAGTTGTACTATCAACCGGAAGTGAGCGTGGGAAATCATTATCAATCGGTGCAACAGAAAACAGCTAGCCATAAATTCgccaaaaattcaaataaag AAACGCTGTACGTAAATATACCGATGGCACAACTGCTGTCCTACTATCCCCACATCGCAGGGCCTCAGCCCTTGGTTTCCAAAGGTCACGGCAACCCGGGTCTTCATGGCCTCCTGAATCAACCGGATCAACAGGTCGTGATACCATTTTACATGGCTCCATTGACACGCGATCCAGTTTATTCAAACTCCAAAATCACCTATCAAATTCAGCCTCAGTATACTCCGCACTCGTCCACCAAATTTCCGCTGCTGACTGAGGCCATTTTACCTACAAGGCCGCCGAGCAAATTGATTTATTCTCAGCCGCTTCTTAACCAGCGTCAGTCTCAGCCACAAtcg CACCATTTGCAAGAAATCGTTTATACCCAGCAGCCAGGTGCGTTGACTTACGTCCCGATAGGATCGAGTCACGACTCGAGTCTGTACGATCGTCCATCAACCGCTCACCTCGACTCGAATACGCTCAATCAGAATTACGAGAGTCAGACCGGACATGCGCAGACTTATGCTCCGTACGAACATCAGTCAGTCACTAAATACGAAATATCCAATGGAAATTACGCTCCTCATGGGAGCAATCAAATTTACCAGCAGCACGGCAATGAAAACGTTCACCAAAATTACGAGAGT GTCCCAGAAGCTCCCGACACTGGACTCGACTTACCAAGATTGCCTGCTAAGGATTTCAAATCTTCGGATTCTCACTACACTCAGAATCAACTGGTGCATTCTGAGGAGCCAAGATCACTCCTCGATTCTTACATACCGAGCAACATTCTCGCAGCACAAAATTCCGAAAg ATATCGAGAACGACCGATCAGACTAGAGCGTGGATTTCTACCCTCTAAAGTAACTTATGTTCAGTCCTATAAAAAACGTAAGATCCAATAA
- the LOC122418478 gene encoding DNA-directed RNA polymerase II subunit RPB1-like — MELLILLLLTPSLIPAHRYRSNSQGVSSTNDEPFLPIYPVYPYSPKLIKRGTERDLVAPLTAELYAPKLDARDSYTASFSGNYQRDPYYPSYNPYPKASGSSNYPVSSSLASAGFTPTSTYPASTSFASPGVFTAPNAGYASPNAAAYSGSSYTPYTAGYSSPYPYSPGPYGMYSSYSPAYSSPPSPYTTGPYGAGSYPNYNYQGPYFYPNYYNQPYPALPPPPPPHPGHEYSESGGSEDSGEVESTGKSNAGSKKSEGKKSRSKEDSESSDPREGQFVDGANFLSSGSKDLDGQPTTYKSPSPYNQLAQLSDVHLRSVPIPRTTYRVISVGGQPVGPDYPLPQSYAKVQQLEQIMSQTLAKLLAQNNGNQPGQSQFQYQTHEQSDNSGSITGQNLANKSPQSVIAKTGLAYVIDPTSLQKNNGQGQFVSNYDARNPVIIKVQDPNIQPSSTVLSKAAAKYADGRFPQKSIATVSLQQTPGVYIPPEAKDIKDENPQATEYNDYDSNAGQTYDASNSPYKKTEQNYSVDQPGQPAPYHNSNLVTVQTPQPQNYQYSSYLSTQSSQQQQPRDYKTSLDDVNFSTKRNTKV, encoded by the exons ATGGAGTTGCTG aTTCTCTTGCTGCTGACCCCATCGCTGATCCCAGCGCACAGGTACAGGTCCAATTCCCAAGGAGTCTCGAGCACAAACGACGAGCCCTTCCTGCCCATCTACCCGGTCTATCCCTACAGTCCGAAGTTGATAAAAAGAGGGACGGAACGTGATTTGGTTGCGCCGTTGACAGCGGAGCTGTACGCTCCTAAGCTCGACGCCCGAGACTCGTACACTGCCAGTTTCAGTGGCAACTACCAGAGGGACCCTTACTACCCGAGTTACAATCCGTACCCGAAGGCTTCTGGAAGCAGCAACTATCCGGTGAGCAGCTCACTTGCCAGTGCAGGCTTCACCCCGACGAGCACGTACCCCGCGTCGACGTCATTCGCTTCCCCGGGGGTTTTCACGGCTCCGAATGCCGGCTACGCGAGTCCGAATGCCGCAGCGTACAGCGGCAGTTCCTACACGCCGTACACCGCTGGATACTCGTCCCCTTATCCGTATTCCCCAGGTCCTTACGGAATGTACAGTTCCTACTCGCCGGCTTACAGCTCGCCACCGAGTCCGTACACAACGGGTCCGTACGGCGCAGGCTCCTATCCCAACTACAACTACCAGGGGCCGTACTTTTATCCGAATTACTACAACCAACCTTATCCTGCTCTGCCACCGCCTCCGCCCCCGCATCCGGGTCACGAGTATTCGGAATCAGGAGGTTCCGAGGACTCCGGCGAGGTTGAAAGCACGGGGAAATCGAACGCCGGATCAAAGAAGTCCGAAGGGAAGAAGAGCCGTTCGAAGGAGGATTCGGAGAGCAGCGATCCTAGGGAGGGTCAGTTCGTCGATGGCGCCAACTTCCTCTCGTCAGGAAGCAAAGACCTGGACGGCCAGCCGACCACTTACAAGTCGCCGAGTCCGTACAACCAGCTGGCCCAGTTGTCGGATGTCCATCTCCGGAGCGTTCCCATCCCCAGGACGACCTACCGGGTCATCAGCGTCGGTGGCCAGCCGGTCGGCCCGGATTATCCGTTGCCCCAGAGCTACGCCAAAGTCCAGCAGCTGGAGCAGATAATGAGCCAAACCCTGGCGAAGCTTTTGGCCCAAAACAATGGGAACCAACCTGGACAGAGTCAATTCCAGTATCAGACCCACGAACAATCGGACAATTCCGGCTCGATCACCGGCCAAAATTTGGCCAACAAATCCCCGCAGTCCGTAATAGCCAAAACTGGCTTAGCTTACGTCATCGATCCAACCAGCCTGCAGAAAAACAACGGCCAAGGGCAGTTCGTCAGCAACTACGACGCCCGGAATCCCGTCATCATCAAAGTCCAAGATCCAAACATCCAGCCAAGCTCTACGGTCCTGTCCAAGGCAGCTGCCAAATACGCCGACGGACGTTTCCCTCAGAAATCAATAGCGACCGTGTCCCTCCAACAAACACCGGGCGTCTACATTCCTCCAGAGGCCAAAGACATCAAGGACGAGAACCCCCAAGCCACGGAGTACAACGACTACGATTCAAACGCCGGCCAAACCTACGACGCTTCCAATTCCCCTTACAAAAAGACCGAACAAAACTACTCGGTCGACCAGCCCGGTCAGCCAGCTCCTTATCACAATTCCAACTTAGTCACAGTCCAAACTCCTCAACCACAAAACTACCAGTACTCGAGTTATCTTTCGACCCAATCCAGTCAGCAGCAACAGCCGAGGGACTACAAAACCAGTCTCGACGACGTCAACTTCAGTACCAAGAGAAATACGAAGGTCTAG
- the LOC122418476 gene encoding hornerin-like, with product MRSLVVLGLTALIFSSASCRDVRGSEKRIRRYGPSKDKRGVGEYSSHGGGSFFTPVNAPAVPGGYSLGGGAGGLTLAHSGIQGLQSLSLGHGSGGYSLSPPSLSFGYGLGGHGGSSGHGYSLGSPAAGHSVGLGSSGGHALALGSPGGHGLTLGSSGGHGLLTLGSLTGHGLSLGSSGGHGLSLGSYSLGGHGGGQASYSLPSISYGSSGLIQATSSKTGPVTFGAHGGSASGAGAASYSTPGYSAPVQGLSAYASGAHGSGSSSSYSIPLIMASSHGSGQGISLSALTSGGSHGYALPGVSGSAHSLGSNVILSGGSHGISGSYGAPAASPASSQGSSSSGYSSSSGASSGGYSVQIPSASYGVPSTHGGISSGSSDSSAYSLPVSASSYASGDSGSHSAYQPASSEGSSYASAPSSAYSGPSSSYGSPSSSHASPTVIYSPPNSHSISSSSYSSPSSSHSSPGSGYSSPSSSYSSLSSSYPSSSSSYSSPTSSHSSPSSSYSSPSSSYSGSSSSYSSPSVSYSGPSPSYSSSGSSGYSSSGHSGPSSSYGSPPEQQTSYSHLSPRFLSFPVSKSFENIESVGQPKYDTISYSSPDGKF from the exons ATGCGAAGCCTC GTGGTGTTAGGCCTGACAGCTCTGATATTCTCATCCGCATCCTGCCGGGATGTGCGAGGTAGTGAGAAGAGGATCCGCAGATATGGTCCAAGCAAGGATAAGAGAGGAGTCGGTGAGTACTCGAGTCACGGGGGTGGATCCTTCTTCACGCCAGTCAATGCACCCGCTGTCCCCGGTGGTTATTCCCTGGGCGGAGGAGCTGGAGGATTGACCCTGGCTCATTCAGGGATCCAAGGACTCCAGTCATTGAGCCTGGGCCATGGATCAGGTGGATATTCTTTGTCGCCACCGAGTCTTAGTTTTGGTTACGGTCTTGGAGGACACGGAGGATCGTCCGGTCATGGATATTCACTTGGATCACCAGCCGCAGGTCACTCGGTCGGCCTCGGTTCATCGGGTGGTCATGCCCTGGCTCTGGGATCACCAGGAGGCCATGGCTTGACGTTGGGATCATCGGGTGGCCATGGATTGTTGACGCTGGGATCGTTGACGGGGCACGGCTTGTCATTAGGATCCTCCGGAGGACACGGACTGAGCCTGGGCTCGTATTCTCTGGGAGGGCACGGCGGAGGACAGGCTTCTTATTCCCTACCGAGCATCTCCTACGGATCATCAGGATTGATCCAAGCGACGTCATCCAAGACGGGGCCTGTAACTTTCGGCGCACATGGCGGCTCTGCCAGTGGAGCTGGAGCAGCCAGTTACTCGACGCCAGGTTATTCCGCACCGGTCCAAGGACTCTCTGCTTATGCATCCGGGGCTCATGGCTCCGGGTCTTCGAGCAGTTACAGCATTCCACTTATAATGGCATCGTCCCACGGATCGGGTCAGGGGATCTCTTTGAGCGCTCTGACTTCCGGAGGCTCCCACGGATACGCGCTTCCAGGGGTATCGGGGTCTGCGCATTCTCTGGGAAGCAATGTCATCCTGTCCGGTGGATCTCATGGCATTTCTGGGAGCTACGGTGCCCCGGCTGCTTCCCCAGCTTCGTCGCAGGGGAGCTCTTCCTCAGGGTATTCCTCAAGCTCCGGGGCTTCGTCGGGCGGCTACTCGGTCCAGATTCCCTCGGCTTCGTACGGCGTGCCATCGACCCATGGCGGAATCTCCAGCGGATCATCGGACAGCTCAGCCTACTCGCTCCCCGTCTCGGCCTCGTCTTATGCCAGCGGTGACTCGGGCTCACATTCGGCTTACCAACCAGCCTCGTCCGAAGGAAGCTCCTACGCATCGGCCCCCAGTTCAGCCTACTCCGGGCCAAGCTCCAGCTATGGGTCCCCGAGCTCGAGCCACGCGAGCCCAACGGTCATTTATTCGCCTCCTAATTCTCACTCCATCTCGAGTTCCAGCTACTCCAGCCCCAGCTCCAGCCACTCGAGTCCAGGCTCCGGCTACTCCAGCCCAAGTTCCAGCTACTCGAGCCTCAGTTCCAGCTATCCAAGTTCGAGTTCCAGCTACTCGAGTCCAACTTCGAGCCACTCCAGTCCCAGCTCCAGCTACTCCAGTCCCAGCTCCAGCTACTCCGGTTCAAGTTCCAGCTACTCAAGCCCCTCGGTATCTTACTCTGGACCGAGTCCAAGTTACAGTTCATCAGGATCATCCGGATACTCGTCATCGGGTCACTCAGGCCCATCGAGTTCTTACGGTAGCCCGCCCGAGCAGCAGACTTCTTACTCCCATCTCAGCCCACGATTCCTAAGCTTCCCAGTGTCCAAATCTTTCGAGAACATCGAATCTGTCGGTCAACCTAAATACGACACGATCTCGTACTCCAGTCCCGACGGCAAATTCTAG